One part of the Arabidopsis thaliana chromosome 4, partial sequence genome encodes these proteins:
- the MLH3 gene encoding MUTL protein homolog 3 (MUTL protein homolog 3 (MLH3); FUNCTIONS IN: mismatched DNA binding, ATP binding; INVOLVED IN: mismatch repair, reciprocal meiotic recombination; LOCATED IN: chromosome; EXPRESSED IN: inflorescence; CONTAINS InterPro DOMAIN/s: DNA mismatch repair protein, N-terminal (InterPro:IPR014763), MutL, C-terminal, dimerisation (InterPro:IPR014790), DNA mismatch repair protein (InterPro:IPR002099), DNA mismatch repair, conserved site (InterPro:IPR014762), ATPase-like, ATP-binding domain (InterPro:IPR003594); BEST Arabidopsis thaliana protein match is: DNA mismatch repair protein, putative (TAIR:AT4G02460.1); Has 8909 Blast hits to 6784 proteins in 2360 species: Archae - 138; Bacteria - 6148; Metazoa - 581; Fungi - 681; Plants - 158; Viruses - 0; Other Eukaryotes - 1203 (source: NCBI BLink).): protein MKTIKPLPEGVRHSMRSGIIMFDMARVVEELVFNSLDAGATKVSIFVGVVSCSVKVVDDGSGVSRDDLVLLGERYATSKFHDFTNVETASETFGFRGEALASISDISLLEVRTKAIGRPNGYRKVMKGSKCLHLGIDDDRKDSGTTVTVRDLFYSQPVRRKYMQSSPKKVLESIKKCVFRIALVHSNVSFSVLDIESDEELFQTNPSSSAFSLLMRDAGTEAVNSLCKVNVTDGMLNVSGFECADDWKPTDGQQTGRRNRLQSNPGYILCIACPRRLYEFSFEPSKTHVEFKKWGPVLAFIERITLANWKKDRILELFDGGADILAKGDRQDLIDDKIRLQNGSLFSILHFLDADWPEAMEPAKKKLKRSNDHAPCSSLLFPSADFKQDGDYFSPRKDVWSPECEVELKIQNPKEQGTVAGFESRTDSLLQSRDIEMQTNEDFPQVTDLLETSLVADSKCRKQFLTRCQITTPVNINHDFMKDSDVLNFQFQGLKDELDVSNCIGKHLLRGCSSRVSLTFHEPKLSHVEGYESVVPMIPNEKQSSPRVLETREGGSYCDVYSDKTPDCSLGSSWQDTDWFTPQCSSDRGCVGIGEDFNITPIDTAEFDSYDEKVGSKKYLSSVNVGSSVTGSFCLSSEWSPMYSTPSATKWESEYQKGCRILEQSLRLGRMPDPEFCFSAANNIKFDHEVIPEMDCCETGTDSFTAIQNCTQLADKICKSSWGHADDVRIDQYSIRKEKFSYMDGTQNNAGKQRSKRSRSAPPFYREKKRFISLSCKSDTKPKNSDPSEPDDLECLTQPCNASQMHLKCSILDDVSYDHIQETEKRLSSASDLKASAGCRTVHSETQDEDVHEDFSSEEFLDPIKSTTKWRHNCAVSQVPKESHELHGQDGVFDISSGLLHLRSDESLVPESINRHSLEDAKVLQQVDKKYIPIVACGTVAIVDQHAADERIRLEELRTKVLAGKARTVTYLSADQELVLPEMGYQLLQSYSEQIRDWGWICNITVEGSTSFKKNMSIIQRKPTPITLNAVPCILGVNLSDVDLLEFLQQLADTDGSSTIPPSVLRVLNSKACRGAIMFGDSLLPSECSLIIDGLKQTSLCFQCAHGRPTTVPLVDLKALHKQIAKLSGRQVWHGLQRREITLDRAKSRLDNAKS, encoded by the exons ATGAAGACGATCAAGCCCTTGCCGGAAGGAGTTCGTCACTCCATGCGTTCTGGAATTATCATGTTCGACATGGCGAGGGTCGTGGAAGAACTCGTCTTCAACAGTCTCGATGCTGGGGCGACCAAG GTGTCTATCTTCGTGGGTGTTGTTTCATGCTCTGTGAAAGTTGTGGATGATG GATCAGGCGTTTCAAGagatgatttggttttgttgggaGAAAGATATG CTACTTCAAAGTTTCACGACTTCACCAACGTGGAGACAGCTAGTGAAACTTTTGGATTTCGTGGAGAGGCCTTAGCTTCAATATCAGATATCTCGTTACTGGAGGTTAGGACAAAAGCTATTGGGAGGCCTAATGGTTATCGAAAGGTTATGAAG GGATCCAAGTGTCTACATCTTGgaattgatgatgatagaAAAGACTCTGGCACGACGG TAACTGTCCGAGATCTATTTTACAGTCAGCCAGTGAGACGAAAATATATGCAATCCAG CCCCAAGAAAGTTTTGGAATCTATCAAAAAGTGTGTGTTCCGGATTGCCCTTGTGCACTCCAATGTTTCCTTCAGTGTTCTTGATATCGAAAG TGATGAAGAGCTTTTCCAAAccaatccttcttcttcagcattCTCACTACTGATGAGAGATGCAGGGACCGAAGCTGTAAATTCGCTTTGTAAAGTAAACGTTACAGATGGCATGCTGAATGTCTCTGG TTTTGAGTGTGCGGATGACTGGAAGCCTACGGATGGGCAACAAACAGGAAGACGCAATAGACTTCAATCCAACCCTGGTTACATTCTGTGCATAGCATGTCCACGCCGTCTTTATGAATTCTCGTTTGAACCATCAAAGACGCACGTTGAGTTCAAG AAGTGGGGACCTGTACTTGCCTTTATAGAAAGAATCACTCTAGCCAACTGGAAGAAAGATAGAATTCTTG AACTTTTTGATGGGGGAGCTGATATACTGGCAAAAGGTGATAGACAAGACCTGATTGATGACAAAATTAGACTTCAAAACG GCAGCCTTTTCtcaattcttcattttctggATGCAGATTGGCCAGAAGCTATGGAACCTGCaaaaaagaagctgaagagaaGTAATGATCATGCACCTTGTAGTTCTCTCTTGTTTCCGTCTGCTGACTTTAAACAAGATGGTGATTATTTTTCTCCACGAAAGGATGTATGGTCTCCAGAATGTGAAGTCGAACTGAAAATTCAGAATCCCAAAGAGCAAGGTACTGTAGCTGGATTTGAAAGCCGGACTGATTCTCTTCTACAGTCACGTGACATAGAAATGCAAACGAATGAAGACTTCCCACAAGTTACTGACCTCCTTGAAACAAGCTTGGTTGCTGACTCTAAGTGCCGTAAACAGTTTCTAACAAGATGTCAGATTACCACACCTGTCAATATCAACCATGATTTTATGAAAGATTCAGACGTGTtaaattttcagtttcaagGATTGAAAGATGAGTTGGATGTCAGCAATTGCATTGGAAAGCATCTCTTGCGTGGTTGCTCTTCAAGAGTAAGCCTAACCTTTCATGAGCCTAAACTATCTCATGTTGAAGGGTATGAATCCGTCGTGCCTATGATACCTAATGAAAAACAAAGTAGTCCGCGGGTCCTAGAGACCAGAGAAGGTGGTTCGTACTGTGATGTTTATTCTGATAAGACTCCTGATTGTTCCCTAGGGAGTTCATGGCAGGATACTGATTGGTTTACTCCACAGTGTTCCTCAGATAGGGGATGTGTTGGAATTGGAGAAGATTTTAACATTACCCCCATAGATACTGCGGAATTTGATTCTTATGATGAAAAAGTTGGTAGTAAAAAGTATCTTTCTTCTGTCAATGTGGGGAGCTCTGTTACTGGTAGTTTCTGTTTAAGTTCTGAGTGGTCTCCAATGTACTCCACACCTTCTGCGACCAAGTGGGAGTCTGAGTACCAGAAAGGTTGTCGAATTCTTGAACAGAGTTTGAGACTGGGAAGGATGCCTGACCctgaattttgtttcagtGCAGCTAACAACATCAAATTTGACCACGAGGTCATACCTGAAATGGATTGCTGTGAAACCGGTACAGACTCTTTCACAGCTATTCAGAACTGCACTCAGTTAGCtgataaaatttgcaagtcTTCGTGGGGGCATGCAGATGATGTGCGTATTGACCAATATAGTATCAGGAAGGAAAAGTTCAGTTATATGGATGGCACACAGAACAATGCTGGTAAACAAAGGTCAAAAAGAAGTCGATCTGCTCCTCCATTTTAtcgagagaagaagagatttatCAGCTTAAGTTGTAAATCAgacacaaaaccaaagaactCTGATCCATCAG AACCTGATGATCTGGAGTGTTTGACACAACCTTGTAATGCATCTCAAATGCATCTTAAGTGCAGCATCCTTGATGATGTGTCGTATGACCACatacaagaaacagaaaaaagattGAGTTCTGCCTCAGACTTGAAAGCATCTGCTGGTTGCAGGACTGTGCACTCAGAGACCCAAGATGAGGATGTGCACGAAG ACTTCAGCTCAGAGGAATTTCTGGATCCAATTAAATCCACAACAAAATGGCGCCATAACTGTGCGGTCTCTCAG GTTCCCAAGGAATCACACGAGCTTCATGGTCAAGATGGTGTATTTGATATATCTTCGGGACTTCTGCACTTACGATCCGATGAATCCTTGGTTCCTGAATCTATCAACAGACACTCCCTTGAAGATGCCAAGGTTCTACAACAGGttgataaaaaatatatcCCAATCGTTGCTTGTGGAACAGTTGCCATCGTTGATCAG CATGCTGCCGATGAAAGAATTCGTTTGGAAGAGCTGCGTACAAAG gtCCTGGCAGGGAAAGCGAGGACAGTCACCTACTTGAGTGCAGACCAAGAGTTG GTACTGCCGGAGATGGGTTATCAGTTACTCCAGAGTTATTCAGAGCAGATAAGAGACTGGGGTTGGATCTGCAACATTACTGTAGAAGGGTCAACGTCCTTTAAGAA AAACATGAGCATCATCCAGCGGAAACCAACACCAATCACACTTAATGCG GTTCCATGCATTCTGGGTGTAAATCTATCAGATGTTGATCTATTAGAGTTTCTTCAGCAG CTTGCTGATACTGACGGATCATCAACTATTCCTCCATCTGTTCTTCGAGTCCTAAATTCCAAAGCCTGTAGAG GTGCAATTATGTTTGGAGATAGTCTGTTACCGTCAGAATGCTCTTTAATCATTGATGGACTGAAGCAGACCTCACTTTGTTTCCAG TGTGCTCATGGGCGACCTACAACAGTTCCTCTTGTCGATTTGAAGGCATTGCACAAACAGATAGCAAAGCTCAGTGGAAGACAAGTGTGGCATGGCTTACAACGCAGAGAAATTACACTTGATCGTGCAAAATCACGCTTAGACAAC
- the MLH3 gene encoding MUTL protein homolog 3 codes for MKTIKPLPEGVRHSMRSGIIMFDMARVVEELVFNSLDAGATKVSIFVGVVSCSVKVVDDGSGVSRDDLVLLGERYATSKFHDFTNVETASETFGFRGEALASISDISLLEVRTKAIGRPNGYRKVMKGSKCLHLGIDDDRKDSGTTVTVRDLFYSQPVRRKYMQSSPKKVLESIKKCVFRIALVHSNVSFSVLDIESDEELFQTNPSSSAFSLLMRDAGTEAVNSLCKVNVTDGMLNVSGFECADDWKPTDGQQTGRRNRLQSNPGYILCIACPRRLYEFSFEPSKTHVEFKKWGPVLAFIERITLANWKKDRILELFDGGADILAKGDRQDLIDDKIRLQNDWPEAMEPAKKKLKRSNDHAPCSSLLFPSADFKQDGDYFSPRKDVWSPECEVELKIQNPKEQGTVAGFESRTDSLLQSRDIEMQTNEDFPQVTDLLETSLVADSKCRKQFLTRCQITTPVNINHDFMKDSDVLNFQFQGLKDELDVSNCIGKHLLRGCSSRVSLTFHEPKLSHVEGYESVVPMIPNEKQSSPRVLETREGGSYCDVYSDKTPDCSLGSSWQDTDWFTPQCSSDRGCVGIGEDFNITPIDTAEFDSYDEKVGSKKYLSSVNVGSSVTGSFCLSSEWSPMYSTPSATKWESEYQKGCRILEQSLRLGRMPDPEFCFSAANNIKFDHEVIPEMDCCETGTDSFTAIQNCTQLADKICKSSWGHADDVRIDQYSIRKEKFSYMDGTQNNAGKQRSKRSRSAPPFYREKKRFISLSCKSDTKPKNSDPSEPDDLECLTQPCNASQMHLKCSILDDVSYDHIQETEKRLSSASDLKASAGCRTVHSETQDEDVHEDFSSEEFLDPIKSTTKWRHNCAVSQVPKESHELHGQDGVFDISSGLLHLRSDESLVPESINRHSLEDAKVLQQVDKKYIPIVACGTVAIVDQHAADERIRLEELRTKVLAGKARTVTYLSADQELVLPEMGYQLLQSYSEQIRDWGWICNITVEGSTSFKKNMSIIQRKPTPITLNAVPCILGVNLSDVDLLEFLQQLADTDGSSTIPPSVLRVLNSKACRGAIMFGDSLLPSECSLIIDGLKQTSLCFQCAHGRPTTVPLVDLKALHKQIAKLSGRQVWHGLQRREITLDRAKSRLDNAKS; via the exons ATGAAGACGATCAAGCCCTTGCCGGAAGGAGTTCGTCACTCCATGCGTTCTGGAATTATCATGTTCGACATGGCGAGGGTCGTGGAAGAACTCGTCTTCAACAGTCTCGATGCTGGGGCGACCAAG GTGTCTATCTTCGTGGGTGTTGTTTCATGCTCTGTGAAAGTTGTGGATGATG GATCAGGCGTTTCAAGagatgatttggttttgttgggaGAAAGATATG CTACTTCAAAGTTTCACGACTTCACCAACGTGGAGACAGCTAGTGAAACTTTTGGATTTCGTGGAGAGGCCTTAGCTTCAATATCAGATATCTCGTTACTGGAGGTTAGGACAAAAGCTATTGGGAGGCCTAATGGTTATCGAAAGGTTATGAAG GGATCCAAGTGTCTACATCTTGgaattgatgatgatagaAAAGACTCTGGCACGACGG TAACTGTCCGAGATCTATTTTACAGTCAGCCAGTGAGACGAAAATATATGCAATCCAG CCCCAAGAAAGTTTTGGAATCTATCAAAAAGTGTGTGTTCCGGATTGCCCTTGTGCACTCCAATGTTTCCTTCAGTGTTCTTGATATCGAAAG TGATGAAGAGCTTTTCCAAAccaatccttcttcttcagcattCTCACTACTGATGAGAGATGCAGGGACCGAAGCTGTAAATTCGCTTTGTAAAGTAAACGTTACAGATGGCATGCTGAATGTCTCTGG TTTTGAGTGTGCGGATGACTGGAAGCCTACGGATGGGCAACAAACAGGAAGACGCAATAGACTTCAATCCAACCCTGGTTACATTCTGTGCATAGCATGTCCACGCCGTCTTTATGAATTCTCGTTTGAACCATCAAAGACGCACGTTGAGTTCAAG AAGTGGGGACCTGTACTTGCCTTTATAGAAAGAATCACTCTAGCCAACTGGAAGAAAGATAGAATTCTTG AACTTTTTGATGGGGGAGCTGATATACTGGCAAAAGGTGATAGACAAGACCTGATTGATGACAAAATTAGACTTCAAAACG ATTGGCCAGAAGCTATGGAACCTGCaaaaaagaagctgaagagaaGTAATGATCATGCACCTTGTAGTTCTCTCTTGTTTCCGTCTGCTGACTTTAAACAAGATGGTGATTATTTTTCTCCACGAAAGGATGTATGGTCTCCAGAATGTGAAGTCGAACTGAAAATTCAGAATCCCAAAGAGCAAGGTACTGTAGCTGGATTTGAAAGCCGGACTGATTCTCTTCTACAGTCACGTGACATAGAAATGCAAACGAATGAAGACTTCCCACAAGTTACTGACCTCCTTGAAACAAGCTTGGTTGCTGACTCTAAGTGCCGTAAACAGTTTCTAACAAGATGTCAGATTACCACACCTGTCAATATCAACCATGATTTTATGAAAGATTCAGACGTGTtaaattttcagtttcaagGATTGAAAGATGAGTTGGATGTCAGCAATTGCATTGGAAAGCATCTCTTGCGTGGTTGCTCTTCAAGAGTAAGCCTAACCTTTCATGAGCCTAAACTATCTCATGTTGAAGGGTATGAATCCGTCGTGCCTATGATACCTAATGAAAAACAAAGTAGTCCGCGGGTCCTAGAGACCAGAGAAGGTGGTTCGTACTGTGATGTTTATTCTGATAAGACTCCTGATTGTTCCCTAGGGAGTTCATGGCAGGATACTGATTGGTTTACTCCACAGTGTTCCTCAGATAGGGGATGTGTTGGAATTGGAGAAGATTTTAACATTACCCCCATAGATACTGCGGAATTTGATTCTTATGATGAAAAAGTTGGTAGTAAAAAGTATCTTTCTTCTGTCAATGTGGGGAGCTCTGTTACTGGTAGTTTCTGTTTAAGTTCTGAGTGGTCTCCAATGTACTCCACACCTTCTGCGACCAAGTGGGAGTCTGAGTACCAGAAAGGTTGTCGAATTCTTGAACAGAGTTTGAGACTGGGAAGGATGCCTGACCctgaattttgtttcagtGCAGCTAACAACATCAAATTTGACCACGAGGTCATACCTGAAATGGATTGCTGTGAAACCGGTACAGACTCTTTCACAGCTATTCAGAACTGCACTCAGTTAGCtgataaaatttgcaagtcTTCGTGGGGGCATGCAGATGATGTGCGTATTGACCAATATAGTATCAGGAAGGAAAAGTTCAGTTATATGGATGGCACACAGAACAATGCTGGTAAACAAAGGTCAAAAAGAAGTCGATCTGCTCCTCCATTTTAtcgagagaagaagagatttatCAGCTTAAGTTGTAAATCAgacacaaaaccaaagaactCTGATCCATCAG AACCTGATGATCTGGAGTGTTTGACACAACCTTGTAATGCATCTCAAATGCATCTTAAGTGCAGCATCCTTGATGATGTGTCGTATGACCACatacaagaaacagaaaaaagattGAGTTCTGCCTCAGACTTGAAAGCATCTGCTGGTTGCAGGACTGTGCACTCAGAGACCCAAGATGAGGATGTGCACGAAG ACTTCAGCTCAGAGGAATTTCTGGATCCAATTAAATCCACAACAAAATGGCGCCATAACTGTGCGGTCTCTCAG GTTCCCAAGGAATCACACGAGCTTCATGGTCAAGATGGTGTATTTGATATATCTTCGGGACTTCTGCACTTACGATCCGATGAATCCTTGGTTCCTGAATCTATCAACAGACACTCCCTTGAAGATGCCAAGGTTCTACAACAGGttgataaaaaatatatcCCAATCGTTGCTTGTGGAACAGTTGCCATCGTTGATCAG CATGCTGCCGATGAAAGAATTCGTTTGGAAGAGCTGCGTACAAAG gtCCTGGCAGGGAAAGCGAGGACAGTCACCTACTTGAGTGCAGACCAAGAGTTG GTACTGCCGGAGATGGGTTATCAGTTACTCCAGAGTTATTCAGAGCAGATAAGAGACTGGGGTTGGATCTGCAACATTACTGTAGAAGGGTCAACGTCCTTTAAGAA AAACATGAGCATCATCCAGCGGAAACCAACACCAATCACACTTAATGCG GTTCCATGCATTCTGGGTGTAAATCTATCAGATGTTGATCTATTAGAGTTTCTTCAGCAG CTTGCTGATACTGACGGATCATCAACTATTCCTCCATCTGTTCTTCGAGTCCTAAATTCCAAAGCCTGTAGAG GTGCAATTATGTTTGGAGATAGTCTGTTACCGTCAGAATGCTCTTTAATCATTGATGGACTGAAGCAGACCTCACTTTGTTTCCAG TGTGCTCATGGGCGACCTACAACAGTTCCTCTTGTCGATTTGAAGGCATTGCACAAACAGATAGCAAAGCTCAGTGGAAGACAAGTGTGGCATGGCTTACAACGCAGAGAAATTACACTTGATCGTGCAAAATCACGCTTAGACAAC
- the MLH3 gene encoding MUTL protein homolog 3, whose translation MKTIKPLPEGVRHSMRSGIIMFDMARVVEELVFNSLDAGATKVSIFVGVVSCSVKVVDDGSGVSRDDLVLLGERYATSKFHDFTNVETASETFGFRGEALASISDISLLEVRTKAIGRPNGYRKVMKGSKCLHLGIDDDRKDSGTTVTVRDLFYSQPVRRKYMQSSPKKVLESIKKCVFRIALVHSNVSFSVLDIESDEELFQTNPSSSAFSLLMRDAGTEAVNSLCKVNVTDGMLNVSGFECADDWKPTDGQQTGRRNRLQSNPGYILCIACPRRLYEFSFEPSKTHVEFKKWGPVLAFIERITLANWKKDRILELFDGGADILAKGDRQDLIDDKIRLQNDWPEAMEPAKKKLKRSNDHAPCSSLLFPSADFKQDGDYFSPRKDVWSPECEVELKIQNPKEQGTVAGFESRTDSLLQSRDIEMQTNEDFPQVTDLLETSLVADSKCRKQFLTRCQITTPVNINHDFMKDSDVLNFQFQGLKDELDVSNCIGKHLLRGCSSRVSLTFHEPKLSHVEGYESVVPMIPNEKQSSPRVLETREGGSYCDVYSDKTPDCSLGSSWQDTDWFTPQCSSDRGCVGIGEDFNITPIDTAEFDSYDEKVGSKKYLSSVNVGSSVTGSFCLSSEWSPMYSTPSATKWESEYQKGCRILEQSLRLGRMPDPEFCFSAANNIKFDHEVIPEMDCCETGTDSFTAIQNCTQLADKICKSSWGHADDVRIDQYSIRKEKFSYMDGTQNNAGKQRSKRSRSAPPFYREKKRFISLSCKSDTKPKNSDPSEPDDLECLTQPCNASQMHLKCSILDDVSYDHIQETEKRLSSASDLKASAGCRTVHSETQDEDVHEDFSSEEFLDPIKSTTKWRHNCAVSQVPKESHELHGQDGVFDISSGLLHLRSDESLVPESINRHSLEDAKVLQQVDKKYIPIVACGTVAIVDQHAADERIRLEELRTKVLAGKARTVTYLSADQELFINDALLIFVLTLKVLPEMGYQLLQSYSEQIRDWGWICNITVEGSTSFKKNMSIIQRKPTPITLNAVPCILGVNLSDVDLLEFLQQLADTDGSSTIPPSVLRVLNSKACRGAIMFGDSLLPSECSLIIDGLKQTSLCFQCAHGRPTTVPLVDLKALHKQIAKLSGRQVWHGLQRREITLDRAKSRLDNAKS comes from the exons ATGAAGACGATCAAGCCCTTGCCGGAAGGAGTTCGTCACTCCATGCGTTCTGGAATTATCATGTTCGACATGGCGAGGGTCGTGGAAGAACTCGTCTTCAACAGTCTCGATGCTGGGGCGACCAAG GTGTCTATCTTCGTGGGTGTTGTTTCATGCTCTGTGAAAGTTGTGGATGATG GATCAGGCGTTTCAAGagatgatttggttttgttgggaGAAAGATATG CTACTTCAAAGTTTCACGACTTCACCAACGTGGAGACAGCTAGTGAAACTTTTGGATTTCGTGGAGAGGCCTTAGCTTCAATATCAGATATCTCGTTACTGGAGGTTAGGACAAAAGCTATTGGGAGGCCTAATGGTTATCGAAAGGTTATGAAG GGATCCAAGTGTCTACATCTTGgaattgatgatgatagaAAAGACTCTGGCACGACGG TAACTGTCCGAGATCTATTTTACAGTCAGCCAGTGAGACGAAAATATATGCAATCCAG CCCCAAGAAAGTTTTGGAATCTATCAAAAAGTGTGTGTTCCGGATTGCCCTTGTGCACTCCAATGTTTCCTTCAGTGTTCTTGATATCGAAAG TGATGAAGAGCTTTTCCAAAccaatccttcttcttcagcattCTCACTACTGATGAGAGATGCAGGGACCGAAGCTGTAAATTCGCTTTGTAAAGTAAACGTTACAGATGGCATGCTGAATGTCTCTGG TTTTGAGTGTGCGGATGACTGGAAGCCTACGGATGGGCAACAAACAGGAAGACGCAATAGACTTCAATCCAACCCTGGTTACATTCTGTGCATAGCATGTCCACGCCGTCTTTATGAATTCTCGTTTGAACCATCAAAGACGCACGTTGAGTTCAAG AAGTGGGGACCTGTACTTGCCTTTATAGAAAGAATCACTCTAGCCAACTGGAAGAAAGATAGAATTCTTG AACTTTTTGATGGGGGAGCTGATATACTGGCAAAAGGTGATAGACAAGACCTGATTGATGACAAAATTAGACTTCAAAACG ATTGGCCAGAAGCTATGGAACCTGCaaaaaagaagctgaagagaaGTAATGATCATGCACCTTGTAGTTCTCTCTTGTTTCCGTCTGCTGACTTTAAACAAGATGGTGATTATTTTTCTCCACGAAAGGATGTATGGTCTCCAGAATGTGAAGTCGAACTGAAAATTCAGAATCCCAAAGAGCAAGGTACTGTAGCTGGATTTGAAAGCCGGACTGATTCTCTTCTACAGTCACGTGACATAGAAATGCAAACGAATGAAGACTTCCCACAAGTTACTGACCTCCTTGAAACAAGCTTGGTTGCTGACTCTAAGTGCCGTAAACAGTTTCTAACAAGATGTCAGATTACCACACCTGTCAATATCAACCATGATTTTATGAAAGATTCAGACGTGTtaaattttcagtttcaagGATTGAAAGATGAGTTGGATGTCAGCAATTGCATTGGAAAGCATCTCTTGCGTGGTTGCTCTTCAAGAGTAAGCCTAACCTTTCATGAGCCTAAACTATCTCATGTTGAAGGGTATGAATCCGTCGTGCCTATGATACCTAATGAAAAACAAAGTAGTCCGCGGGTCCTAGAGACCAGAGAAGGTGGTTCGTACTGTGATGTTTATTCTGATAAGACTCCTGATTGTTCCCTAGGGAGTTCATGGCAGGATACTGATTGGTTTACTCCACAGTGTTCCTCAGATAGGGGATGTGTTGGAATTGGAGAAGATTTTAACATTACCCCCATAGATACTGCGGAATTTGATTCTTATGATGAAAAAGTTGGTAGTAAAAAGTATCTTTCTTCTGTCAATGTGGGGAGCTCTGTTACTGGTAGTTTCTGTTTAAGTTCTGAGTGGTCTCCAATGTACTCCACACCTTCTGCGACCAAGTGGGAGTCTGAGTACCAGAAAGGTTGTCGAATTCTTGAACAGAGTTTGAGACTGGGAAGGATGCCTGACCctgaattttgtttcagtGCAGCTAACAACATCAAATTTGACCACGAGGTCATACCTGAAATGGATTGCTGTGAAACCGGTACAGACTCTTTCACAGCTATTCAGAACTGCACTCAGTTAGCtgataaaatttgcaagtcTTCGTGGGGGCATGCAGATGATGTGCGTATTGACCAATATAGTATCAGGAAGGAAAAGTTCAGTTATATGGATGGCACACAGAACAATGCTGGTAAACAAAGGTCAAAAAGAAGTCGATCTGCTCCTCCATTTTAtcgagagaagaagagatttatCAGCTTAAGTTGTAAATCAgacacaaaaccaaagaactCTGATCCATCAG AACCTGATGATCTGGAGTGTTTGACACAACCTTGTAATGCATCTCAAATGCATCTTAAGTGCAGCATCCTTGATGATGTGTCGTATGACCACatacaagaaacagaaaaaagattGAGTTCTGCCTCAGACTTGAAAGCATCTGCTGGTTGCAGGACTGTGCACTCAGAGACCCAAGATGAGGATGTGCACGAAG ACTTCAGCTCAGAGGAATTTCTGGATCCAATTAAATCCACAACAAAATGGCGCCATAACTGTGCGGTCTCTCAG GTTCCCAAGGAATCACACGAGCTTCATGGTCAAGATGGTGTATTTGATATATCTTCGGGACTTCTGCACTTACGATCCGATGAATCCTTGGTTCCTGAATCTATCAACAGACACTCCCTTGAAGATGCCAAGGTTCTACAACAGGttgataaaaaatatatcCCAATCGTTGCTTGTGGAACAGTTGCCATCGTTGATCAG CATGCTGCCGATGAAAGAATTCGTTTGGAAGAGCTGCGTACAAAG gtCCTGGCAGGGAAAGCGAGGACAGTCACCTACTTGAGTGCAGACCAAGAGTTG TTTATTAATGAtgcattattaatttttgtgttgaCATTAAAGGTACTGCCGGAGATGGGTTATCAGTTACTCCAGAGTTATTCAGAGCAGATAAGAGACTGGGGTTGGATCTGCAACATTACTGTAGAAGGGTCAACGTCCTTTAAGAA AAACATGAGCATCATCCAGCGGAAACCAACACCAATCACACTTAATGCG GTTCCATGCATTCTGGGTGTAAATCTATCAGATGTTGATCTATTAGAGTTTCTTCAGCAG CTTGCTGATACTGACGGATCATCAACTATTCCTCCATCTGTTCTTCGAGTCCTAAATTCCAAAGCCTGTAGAG GTGCAATTATGTTTGGAGATAGTCTGTTACCGTCAGAATGCTCTTTAATCATTGATGGACTGAAGCAGACCTCACTTTGTTTCCAG TGTGCTCATGGGCGACCTACAACAGTTCCTCTTGTCGATTTGAAGGCATTGCACAAACAGATAGCAAAGCTCAGTGGAAGACAAGTGTGGCATGGCTTACAACGCAGAGAAATTACACTTGATCGTGCAAAATCACGCTTAGACAAC